The Pristis pectinata isolate sPriPec2 unplaced genomic scaffold, sPriPec2.1.pri scaffold_131_arrow_ctg1, whole genome shotgun sequence genome includes the window CGAATacctgggggaaggggagggagggggagagggagggggtgggggggagagggagggagggaggggggagagaggggcggtGAAACACCAAACAGACATGTCCCACCCCCACCAGACCAGTGCCTCGAGTGGTCTCACATCCCCAATAACCTCACTGGATtttgccccccaccccctccccccccaactgtGAGGCACACTGTGGcttgggcagtgaggagggaggggcggcggggagggGGCGCCGCGgcgcgggaggggcggcggggagggGGCGCCGCGgcgcgggaggggcggcggggagggGGCGCCGCGGCGCGGGAGGGGCAGCGGGGAGGGGGCGCCGCGGCGCGGGAGGGGCGGTAGGAAGCAGATCCCTGTAGAACCTCTTATCAGTGCAGGACGTCCTGCTGTTTCGGGTCCCTGCGTTGCCCTGGGCTCTtacctctgcccccctccccaccaccgcgccccccccaccaccgcgccccccccccccccgcaccccccctaCTTACCCCTCCGGTGATCTGGGCCCCAACCCGAGAGACGATGGCGAGGATGGAGATGATAATGTAGATTATGACAGCAAGGCCGCACCGGATAAAGTCCTGCAGTCAGGGAGATCAGATCCACACTGTCacacggcacaggaacaggccgttcagcccaactcCCGCATGCTGGCCGTGGggtcttcctgagccagtcccagcTGCCCGCGTGTGGCCcccatccctctacacctttcccatccacggacttgtccaagtgtcctttaaacgtAACTGTACCCCCCTCTAccgctccctctggcagctcgtcccacacacccaccccccctctgggtgaaaaacttgccgctttaaacctttcccctctcactttaaacctgtgccctctagttttagactccccgaccctgagGGGGGAAGACGGTGACCGCCCCCCTTATCGACACCCCccgtgatgttataaacctccatcaggtcgcccctcagcctcctccgctccaggggaaaacagtcccggcctgtccggcctctccttataactcgggCCCTCCGGTCCCGGGAATGTCCCGGTGAATCTTTCCCGCACCCTCTCCGGCTCAGTGACGTCctccctgtagctgggcgaccggaACCGCGCACGACGCTCCGAGTGCGGtctcctgtacagctgtaacgggacgtcccaactcctggactCGGTGCCCCGACCGATGGCGGCcggcgtgccgaacgccttcttcaccgccctgtctacctgtgtccccactttcagggaaccgtgtccctgtacccctgggtccctctgttctacaacactccccggggccccgCCGTTCACTGTggaaatcctgccctggtttaactgcccGAAGTACAACACCTGGCACTTGTCAGAGATAAAGTCTATCTGCCGCTCCTTGGCCCAGTTccccagctgatccagatcctgctgtaacctgagATCCCACAGATGGTGAAGCAGCCCATGTGTGCCCTCAGCAAGTCCGAGAGAACATCCGGGCACGGGCCGGTCAGTGGCGGGGACAGATCGCACCACGGGAGTGCCAGGCACCAACTGAGAGGGTCCGACCGTCTCGTCTTCATGTTCCCGTCACCCAGTCCCCCTCCACCAACATCCCAGGGGGGggaggtcaccactgaccagaaactcacctgGACCAGACACACCgtggctacaagggcaggtcagaggctgggggtcCCCCGGtgagtgactcagctcctgacaccCCGGGGATTGTTTCCCTGAtctgcaagtcaggagtgtgacgggacactccctactttcctgggtggagttagtccatgcactccgcatccgccacattaccttccccccccatctacaggtcaggagtgtgacgggaccccccccccccaacttccctgGGGCGAGGGTGGCTCCAACAACCCTGAAGAAGCTTGACACCGCCCGGGACGgagcagcccgctcgatcggcaccccagCCGCCCCCcggaacactccctccctccctgcctgccTCCCCCCCTGAAAGCCTCCTTcgctacctccctccctcctccacagtGGCCACGCCGTCTACAGAACGCACCAGCATCCCTCGCCCGGGGTGGGGGGGCTACTCCaacggcacctcccaaacccgcccCCCCTCCCGCCAAGGGAGCACCACCGTCCGCGGGTTCCCCCCTTGACTTGGGATCCTATCGATGTTCCTTCACCGGGTCTACATCCCAGGAGCCGCCATCCCCTCAAAAGGTTCAAACCTTCTCAAGGGACCAAGACGTTGGGACCCCGAGACtacctggggagggggaggtggatgaCGGGGGTGGGAGACGAGGAACGTACCGTCCAGGGCCAGTGGATGAAGGAGAGCGACTTGTCGAACTGGTTCATGAAGATGACGAAGAAGATCACGCTGAGGATGAGCTCCACGATGGGGGCGGTGGGGTAGCCGCCGTAGGCCGAGGCGCAGAAGCAGATGAAGACGATCAAACTGGTCACCTGTCGACGGCGAAGAGGGCGAGAGGGTTAACacggggggtggggagtggggaggggggggggggggctgcagccGTGGAGAAGTAAATCCACGGCCCTGGGTCTTGCGGGGGAGCACCCCACAacccccaggttacagcaggatggAACACAGCTGGGCCAAGgggtggcagatagagttcaattcGGCCAAGGGCGAGGTGTTGCAtcttgattggggggggggggggtgagagagggagaggagtggggggagaCACTGGTGGGAGAcatggggagtgggggtggaggggatgcaAGGGGGGGGTGGAgctaggggaggggggagacgggggacaagaggggggagatggagcttaggggagacgggggaggggagatgggaggaggaaacaggggagggggagatgaggtggggggacgggaggggggagacggagcaggggaggggggagacaagGGGGAGGCAGcggagggggagacggggagggacgCAAGAACACGGAGGAGCTGGGGAGAgataaaggggagggggagacggggaggggggtggaggtgggagatgAAGGAGCTGGGGGCAGATAAAGAGGGGAGCGGGAGATGTGGAGTGGGGGCGACAGGGAGGTGAGGACGGCGGCCCGGGTGTGATCCGGCGgcgggtgtggggggagggagagcagacaGGTAGGAAAAGCCTCACGAGACCCAAGTGCGGGTCAGCCAGCCAGGAGAACTTCCGATGGGGAACAAACTAACCCCGGGCACCTTCTCACCGCAACAACTGCCGGCAGAGAACGAGGAAGTTTGGAAAGTAAACGTTACTCAGAGGACGCCACAGACGGGGCCCGACGGATCCCAGCGACTGACGTCCGTGGAAGGGGAGGGTGTTGGCGTGCCGAAGTCGCGCAGGTCCCGTGGGTGGGAGTGCTGTCGACGTGAGCCCCGTACgcaagggaggagggagggaaatagGGAACTAGCAGCCTGCGAGCCTGTCCTGAGCGGCCGGCGAGGcgccggaacaggcccttcggtcccgGTCGCCTGCcgcttctgcggccgggaggagacagtGTACCCCGCGTACGCGGAGCGCCCGAGGTCGCAGCCCCTCCTCGCGTATCCGAAGGGGGCTGCTGCTcgggttctggctgcacttcagcccgacgctgccgatctacggtcacccggtgcggc containing:
- the LOC127567137 gene encoding proteolipid protein 2-like translates to MQHLALGRIELYLPPLGPAVFHPAVTSLIVFICFCASAYGGYPTAPIVELILSVIFFVIFMNQFDKSLSFIHWPWTDFIRCGLAVIIYIIISILAIVSRVGAQITGGVFGLLAAAIFAYDAYLIFPALQLKQHTRAPTDPPENTP